The following is a genomic window from Polaribacter atrinae.
CCCATGTTTACAACATCAGTTACATTTTCTGTACGTTCCCATGCTAATTCACTTACGTGTAATAAAACTTCGTTTCCTGGAGCTTCTACGTATTCTACTACAGCACCAAAATCTAACATTTTAATTACTTTAACTTCGTAAGCACTACCAACTTGAGGTTTGAATAGCATTGACTCGATACGAGCAATAACTAATTCTATTCCTGCTGGGTCTGTACCTAAAATCTCGATAATTCCTTCTTCAGTTACAGCATCTTCAGTAATTACAATTGTAGTTCCTGTTTCTTTCTGTAATTCTTGAATATGTTTACCTCCTGGTCCAATAAATGCACCAATTATATCATTAGGAATACGTCTGTTAATCATTTTAGGAGCATGCGCTTTTACTTCTCCGTTTGCAGTTGCAATCGTATCTGTAATTTTACCTAAAATATGTAAACGACCTTCACGAGCTTGTTTTAGTGCATTCACTAAAATTTCGTAAGAAAGACCTTTTACTTTAATATCCATTTGACAAGCAGTAATTCCTTCAGAAGTACCAGTTACTTTAAAGTCCATATCTCCTAAGTGATCTTCATCACCTAAAATGTCAGATAAAACAGCGTAACGATCTCCATCAGAAATTAATCCCATTGCAATACCAGAAACTGGTCTTATCATTTGTACACCAGCATCCATTAAAGCCATTGTACCAGCACAAACAGTTGCCATAGAAGACGAACCGTTAGATTCTAATACTTCTGATACAACTCTTACTGTATAAGGGCAATCTGCAGGAATCATTCCTTTTAATCCACGTTGCGCTAAGTTACCATGACCAACTTCTCTACGAGATGTTCCTCTTAATGGTCTTGCTTCACCTGTACAAAAAGGAGGGAAGTTATAATGTAAATAGAAATTTTCTTCACCTTCGTAAGATGGCATATCTATTTTATTTGCGTCTCTTGATGTTCCTAAAGTAACTGTTGCTAAAGCTTGAGTTTCTCCACGAGTAAAGATCGCAGAACCATGCACAGATGGTAAATAATCTATTTCACACCAAATTGGTCTAATATCTGTAGTTTTACGTCCGTCTAAACGTAAACCTTCTGCTAAAGTTAATTCTCTAACTGCAGCTTTTTGAGATTTGTTGAAATATTTACCAACTAAATCTCCGTAATCTGCTAATTCTTCTTCTGTAAAAGCAGCTTTAACTTCTTCTTTTATTTCAGCAAAAGCATTTGTGCGTTCTACTTTAGAAGTTCCTTTTTTAGCGATAGCATAACACTTATCGTAAGTAAGGTCGTTTATTTTTGCAGCTAATTCTTCATCTTCTCTTTCTCCTTGATATTCTCTTGTTGCTTTCTTACCAAAAGCTTCTGCTAATTTTATTTGAGCAGCACACTGAACTTTAATAGCTTCATGTGCAAACTTAATTGCATCTGCCATTTCTTCTTCAGAAATTTCATCCATTTCACCTTCAACCATCATTACAGAATCTGCAGAAGCTCCAATCATCATATCGATGTCAGATTCTGCTAATTGTGCTCTGTTAGGGTTGATTACAAATTCACCGTTTATTCTTCCAACTCTTGCTTCAGAAATTGGGCATTCAAAAGGGAAATCTGATAATTGAATAGCTGCTGATGCTGCTAAACCTGCTAATGCATCTGGCATAACGTCTTCATCATTAGACATTAATTGGATCATTACTTGTACTTCTGCGTGATAATCTTTTGGAAATAATGGACGTAAAACACGGTCTACAAGACGCATTGTTAATACTTCACCATCACTTGGTCTTGCTTCTCTTTTAAAGAAACCTCCAGGATAACGACCTGCAGCCGCAAATTTTTCTCTATAATCTACTGTAAGTGGTAAAAAATCAACGTCACTTTGTTTGTAGTTAGAAACTACAGTACATAATAACATTGCTTTTCCCATTTGAACAACAACTGAACCGTGCGCTTGTTTCGCTAATTTACCGGTTTCTAATGAGATGGTTCTTCCGTCTCCAAGGTCTATTACCTCTCTAAATACTTTTGGAATCATAAATTTTAATTCTAAATTTTTAATTTGTTTGTTGTTGTGTTGTTGTACGTTGTTGCAATGGAAATTCAAAAATGCTGTTACTATTTTTGATTTTTTTTCCTGCCTTTGCAGGAATGAGGTCAATCTAATTCAACCTTTTTTATATAGATTCTGTTTGTTAGTCAGAATTTAATACTTTTTTCATCCTCGTTTTTACGAGAATAACCTTTTACTATTTTTAAAGCAATTCTAAAGCAATGCTTTAAAATTTAAAAACAAAAAAGAGGAACATTTATAGCCCCTCTTTTCTATAAGAATTATTTTCTAATTCCTAATTCTGCAATAATTGCACGATATCTTAAAATATCAGATTTTTTTAGATAATCTAATAAACTTCTACGCTTACCTACTAACATTACTAATGAACGCTCTGTGTTGTAATCTTTACGATTATTTTTTAAGTGCCCAGTTAAGTGGT
Proteins encoded in this region:
- a CDS encoding polyribonucleotide nucleotidyltransferase: MIPKVFREVIDLGDGRTISLETGKLAKQAHGSVVVQMGKAMLLCTVVSNYKQSDVDFLPLTVDYREKFAAAGRYPGGFFKREARPSDGEVLTMRLVDRVLRPLFPKDYHAEVQVMIQLMSNDEDVMPDALAGLAASAAIQLSDFPFECPISEARVGRINGEFVINPNRAQLAESDIDMMIGASADSVMMVEGEMDEISEEEMADAIKFAHEAIKVQCAAQIKLAEAFGKKATREYQGEREDEELAAKINDLTYDKCYAIAKKGTSKVERTNAFAEIKEEVKAAFTEEELADYGDLVGKYFNKSQKAAVRELTLAEGLRLDGRKTTDIRPIWCEIDYLPSVHGSAIFTRGETQALATVTLGTSRDANKIDMPSYEGEENFYLHYNFPPFCTGEARPLRGTSRREVGHGNLAQRGLKGMIPADCPYTVRVVSEVLESNGSSSMATVCAGTMALMDAGVQMIRPVSGIAMGLISDGDRYAVLSDILGDEDHLGDMDFKVTGTSEGITACQMDIKVKGLSYEILVNALKQAREGRLHILGKITDTIATANGEVKAHAPKMINRRIPNDIIGAFIGPGGKHIQELQKETGTTIVITEDAVTEEGIIEILGTDPAGIELVIARIESMLFKPQVGSAYEVKVIKMLDFGAVVEYVEAPGNEVLLHVSELAWERTENVTDVVNMGDVFDVKYFGLDPRTRKEKVSRKALLPKPEGYVARPPRDDKRSGGRDNRSRDNRGRDDRKPREPRKEE
- the rpsO gene encoding 30S ribosomal protein S15, giving the protein MYLTKEVKESIFEKHGKGKNDTGSSEGQIALFTHRINHLTGHLKNNRKDYNTERSLVMLVGKRRSLLDYLKKSDILRYRAIIAELGIRK